The Chanodichthys erythropterus isolate Z2021 chromosome 14, ASM2448905v1, whole genome shotgun sequence genome window below encodes:
- the actr3 gene encoding actin-related protein 3, whose translation MAARLPACVVDCGTGYTKLGYAGNTEPQFIIPSCIAIKESAKVGDQAQRRMMKGVDDLDFFIGDEAIDKPNYATKWPIRHGIVEDWDLMERFMEQVIFKYLRAEPEDHYFLLTEPPLNTPENREYTAEIMFESFNVPGLYIAVQAVLALAASWTSRQVGERTLTGTVIDSGDGVTHVIPVAEGYVIGSCIKHIPIAGRDITYFTQQLLREREVGIPPEQSLETAKAVKERFSYVCPDLVKEFNKYDTDGSKWIKQYTGINAISKKEFTIDVGYERFLGPEIFFHPEFANPDFTQPISEVVDEVIQNCPIDVRRPLYKNIVLSGGSTMFRDFGRRLQRDLKRTVDARLKLSEELSGGKLKPKPIDVQVITHHMQRYAVWFGGSMLASTPEFYQVCHTKKDYEEIGPSICRHNPVFGVMS comes from the exons ATGGCCGCTCGGTTACCGGCATGCGTTGTGGATTGTGGcacagg GTACACTAAACTGGGATATGCAGGAAACACGGAACCACAGTTCATCATTCCGTCAT GCATCGCCATTAAGGAGTCAGCGAAGGTGGGCGACCAGGCTCAGCGGAGGATGATGAAGGGTGTGGATGACCTCGACTTCTTCATCGGAGACGAAGCCATCGATAAACCCAATTACGCCACCAAA TGGCCCATACGGCACGGGATCGTGGAGGACTGGGATCTGATGGAGAGGTTTATGGAGCAGGTGATCTTCAAGTACCTGAGGGCCGAACCCGAGGACCATTACTTCCTACTG ACTGAACCACCTTTAAACACTCCAGAAAACCGCGAGTACACGGCCGAGATCATGTTTGAGTCCTTTAATGTGCCGGGGCTGTACATCGCTGTGCag gCTGTTTTGGCTCTAGCAGCATCATGGACGTCTCGGCAGGTGGGTGAGCGAACACTGACAGGAACCGTCATCGACAGCGGAGACGGAGTTACTCACGTCATTCCAGTG GCAGAGGGCTACGTGATCGGCAGCTGCATCAAACACATTCCCATCGCGGGCCGGGACATCACGTATTTCACGCAGCAGTTACTGAGGGAGAGAGAGGTGGGAATCCCGCCAGAGCAGTCGCTGGAGACCGCCAAAGCTGTCAAG GAGCGCTTCAGTTACGTCTGTCCCGACCTGGTGAAGGAGTTCAACAAGTACGACACAGACGGGTCCAAATGGATCAAGCAGTACACCGGCATCAACGCCATCAGCAAGAAAGAGTTCACGATCGACGTGGGATACGAGCGCTTCCTGGGACCTGAGATCTTCTTTCATCCTGAG TTCGCTAATCCAGACTTCACTCAGCCCATCTCTGAGGTTGTCGATGAGGTCATTCAGAACTGTCCAATCGACGTGCGCCGTCCGCTCTATAAG AACATCGTTCTCTCGGGCGGCTCCACCATGTTCCGTGACTTCGGCCGCCGCCTGCAGAGAGACCTGAAGAGAACAGTCGATGCTCGTCTGAAGCTCAGCGAGGAGCTCAGTGGGGGAAAACTCAAG CCTAAACCAATCGACGTTCAGGTCATCACCCATCACATGCAGCGATACGCCGTGTGGTTTGGAGGATCCATGCTGGCGTCGACT CCGGAGTTCTACCAGGTGTGTCACACCAAGAAGGACTACGAAGAGATCGGCCCGAGCATCTGCCGCCACAACCCTGTGTTCGGCGTCATGTCCTAA
- the gpr39 gene encoding G-protein coupled receptor 39, whose protein sequence is MDQNEEEQRDWKELEPTHEVKVFLTVLYSLILSLGIVGNSVTIHVAQVLQRNGYLQKNVTDHMVSLACSDLLVLLIGMPVELYSAIWFPFTSSSGDASCRIYNFLFEACSYATILNVATLSFERYMAICHPFRYKALGGSRTTKLLLSAWLCSALIALPLLITTGTEGYVPKGRQMPAQNLTFCTNLSQHWVMYRTSIFTAFVLYLLVLVGVALMCRAMIVVLRAPMGPNEAGANGAGRDVPKHESTRVKASRKQTILFLVLIVCALFVCWMPNQIRRLMTAALPKSSWTVSYLRSYVKLHLVADSFFYLSSVLNPLLYNLSSRQFRSAFWQTLLCRLSLVHVNRRTLESSLASKSSRHTLRPLLRRSLNRIRTATGDRSTPPSSEERQSTPNPTVRPPSADALTFEPQEEERNQDSTLPNTN, encoded by the exons ATGGATCAGAatgaggaagagcagagagacTGGAAAGAGCTGGAGCCGACTCACGAGGTGAAGGTCTTCCTCACAGTGCTGTACAGTCTCATTCTCAGCCTTGGCATTGTGGGAAACAGTGTCACCATTCACGTGGCGCAGGTGCTGCAGCGGAACGGCTACCTGCAGAAGAACGTGACGGATCACATGGTGAGTCTGGCCTGCTCTGATCTGCTGGTGCTGTTGATCGGGATGCCCGTCGAGCTGTACAGCGCCATCTGGTTCCCGTTCACATCCTCGTCTGGTGACGCCTCCTGTAGGATCTACAACTTCCTATTTGAGGCATGCAGCTATGCCACCATCCTGAATGTGGCTACGTTGAGTTTTGAGCGTTACATGGCCATTTGCCATCCATTCCGATATAAAGCCTTGGGCGGCAGCCGTACGACGAAGCTCCTGTTGTCCGCGTGGCTCTGCTCGGCCCTCATCGCTCTGCCACTGCTCATCACCACAGGAACCGAAGGGTACGTACCCAAAGGCCGCCAGATGCCAGCGCAGAACCTGACCTTCTGCACCAACCTGAGCCAGCACTGGGTCATGTATCGCACCAGCATCTTCACGGCGTTCGTGCTTTATCTTCTCGTCCTGGTCGGCGTGGCCTTAATGTGCAGAGCCATGATTGTAGTTCTTCGGGCCCCAATGGGGCCTAATGAAGCCGGCGCAAATGGAGCTGGACGGGACGTTCCCAAACACGAGAGCACCCGTGTGAAAGCATCCCGTAAACAGACCATCCTCTTCCTGG TGCTGATCGTCTGCGCTCTGTTTGTGTGCTGGATGCCAAACCAGATTCGCAGGCTAATGACAGCAGCGTTGCCCAAGTCATCGTGGACCGTGAGCTACCTGAGGAGCTACGTGAAGCTGCATCTGGTGGCCGACAGCTTCTTCTATCTGAGCTCGGTGCTAAATCCGCTGCTGTATAACCTCTCCTCGCGCCAGTTCCGCTCTGCTTTCTGGCAGACGCTCCTGTGCCGTCTGTCTCTTGTGCATGTCAACAGAAGAACACTGGAAAGCAGTCTAGCCTCAAAGAGCTCCAGGCACACATTACGCCCCCTGCTGCGGCGATCTCTAAACCGCATAAGGACAGCCACCGGTGACAGATCGACACCTCCATCGTCAGAAGAGAGACAAAGTACTCCGAACCCCACAGTCCGGCCACCGAGTGCAGATGCGCTGACCTTTGAACCACAGGAGGAGGAGAGAAATCAAGACAGCACACTACCTAATACTAACTGA